TGACCtttgagaccattttgctgctggcatccaagctgtttgaaaagaatggaaaaggttttgctgctggtgtttgattctcaaacctgaagacttcttgacaggttctgttagtgtgttgagatgACAGAAGTGTCATGttacatataaaattttgcttttatgtctgtgaaggggttctctcagGTGCTATGTAATTgcatattaatatacattcttacgaactgactgATGTTTTCTTCggtattggtgttgttttcagaatacacagatgataacaccctgattcctaGGAACTCCTCagtgattgttagaagagtccctgttagaggagttaaaactaccagcaaaacacgagttatgtaagtacccataaagcattgtagtctgtgaggggttgcagtgtgttaactttttttatggagattagtttacagaggcattcggagtgtatctttcttctttttactgcttttacagtaaagagagatacgcGTGTTCCCatctcagaagagtctgtcagtgtttgactgtgtcttgcatttgggggaggcggggtgggatatggcaggtattcttatgcctcagatctggctttctggcatactggctacagaggaaagaccaAGGGTCGCTATTTGGATGGTTGattatttaagagcacaaagctgtagcacagacttcatcgttttgatGCTTACACAGCAGagtcaaaatatctgaggacttcctctggcactgttgtgttctagagctgtaagtcttacagtaattgctgacaaactagaaatgggatttttttttttttttaagttgcactgaatgtgccaagagagaacagtttatgtatacaaatacatttccacattcactagactatcagaacATAATGccttgatgtttaggttttataatctgttttcactgcttttggttgggtacaagtgctttgttctaagttctcatcacctttatttcttcctctagaactcgaaccgagccagcaagtggaacaccaaaagcggtatgtaaaaacacaatctcacacttttttcctacACATTGtacttaattctaaacaacgcAGCAtcgtattaatctcccaaacattaacttaatctgttctgcagtaagacatagtacatgttgtagagaccatgtatttgattcacagcacagtgaaaactgagtaatgccatcatttgcacagttctaatgtgaatattggtatttgtggctagtgatgcattgtgtttcatattgaatatgctggaatatttcctgaatgactttgtgttgtacagataatgtaggattggttttagatcaggtaggttcaaggtttgcacaattcaattggtgctgtgttctacatctgtctgtctagagctagtatgtttgtataggctgtcgtgtgctctttgtttcttgcaattaaaattgtttggagtgtattttttgccattttcacattgtatcacttagcttttgtttttaaatactttctttgcctaacagttttggaagatgttatcaaaacgcactgagaaaccattgttgttccacttggtactgtttcttacttttgacttggtgGTTccaacaaatcccaaaatcaacgtatcccatacgttttgaggacagttctgtgcagctaagattccttttcgtgtcctgaaatacttgggtatttgttcctaaagctgtataactgaagtgatATTGTTTGGCCTTCTCTGAGTGCTTAAAGGTCTCTaacggattgctgtgagtttaaatgttgttgctacctgacGTGGCATTCCTAAGTTCTGCCTTTGATCTTTCCATTTTATccgatgaaacggtttagtttcatagtttgtctgcaaatgcaaatatctaaaacccaGCACACCGAGTTTAGCTTCTTCTCATGAACCACGTaggccctctgaagctgtcataggtgtggactttgttttgaaccaatacaattacattaggttggacatgtctctttccgtgacactcggaggatatagtgcagactttcaggctacagtagaggttaacttttgctatgttttgattgtacaacttgaatatgtgtttaattttttgtgaacagattgaggactcttctgcacccactcctctggcccagctcattaaggtatgtgtatattcttgtcaaagacttaaaaaaaccccaccaccaccaacaaaaaaccccacttgcttcatatttttaaatcttgtatGGTGATGTATAACTGGATGACTgttgtaatgtgaacaaaacttaatttttaataatttacagtattggttttaactttaaaatgtgtctATATTTCCATAGTATCccgtaaagagtagttcccagtttgggaggatagaaggggagtccctcaacgtaatgttgcactattgctcatcttcaagacataaagaagcagcacttcaggagctgtttactgtttctcagagctttcgttaattttgtgttggagactgacacaattttcacagaagaattcaactggctgcaagttatggacatttcaGGGGGGGGTTGCACCggccaaaatagaagcgtttgtgtaacacggacaATTGCGTGACTACTGTTGggtttctagtcactgcagttatagagccactctctgattgctgcacagtttcataacttgtactctatggagagtggacaacacaaCCTAATtggtttgaacgcagactgtaaattgtgtaaatgtgcctaattgtttgcaggaatataccaatgtgttagtgcagtgtattagcagaggtggccttctgaagctgttgtaatgccatggtttgctatggaactgcttgcattttttgctcaacaatgtgtaactttgtctgggaaagcactagtggttgcactttgtgaaaaggcgtagtgtgagcctgtcaaattactggtcttaaagaatagagaaggcagggcctcatgcagaggggctagttctttcttctgaaaatgaaagctggaGTTCGAGaactctcttcccactctcttcttccctctctcactgcagaattaaattgtgtacatttggggaaaaaaccccaacagttactttggaaggtagtcgCCAGAAGAAATTGGTCTCCATTAGCGCTGTCCCTGAACATGTccttggttctgtaaactcatgcgaagtttgactctaaaatgtgaaaaaccaTCCAAGAGCTGTACACAtttaagcttttgagaaaatgtacgtatttcagaaaaatgcaggaacgtaacgtaaagcagctccaaactgttatactccaacctcctcagtgcagacgggcttggcacggaggcaatgtgttgaaaagttttctgctttattattaccttgtaggaaattccgtatttgaattacggtctgtgcctagtaatggtttgtgcggtttggatgtgtcttgtaaactgtctgggtttaaacaaattggtcaagtatctgtaaaggtttctgtaaatggtaatggaaggggtttcatagatgtcaATCTGGATTATGTTCctgttgtgtctataaaacaaccgtttaataaactgttgaaactagtgggttgcttttgcgaatgaatgcatataaaatcaaaaccatgagtggttgctctgaatgatgggtgcttggaggtccgtatcctttacatccctcccttagaccctgctgggatctggactagtgtgtaatgagaacatttgaacaaatgctacttacaaaaaatcagctggcttcgataatttgaaggtctagttctgcgtaAGGTTTCTATTACAAGTTGTGTGTTAGAAggacacagcaaacaggaaaaaaacctgcaggttgtgctgaccatagttaaatcacttaacgtgaagaagtgagtaggcaggggacgtgcagtttgggctgcctacagcacacgaTGGTCcgatttctgctgaaaagaatcttttgtcttgctgaggaattataaaaagcttgattcctcttaatgcttctgtgtctgaagctgaatttcggtgagcagaagcaacttccctgactcttaagttgtatgtccttttaacactgcaaaatgtaaacactgatacttgcaTGCATCTCTCTcaattaaatgtacagcggagattttctccttcaaatactcTGGAGCTcaagaatccatttaaaaatactggataatgtaattttttctacgcagagcttcagcctgcttggaagacatttggattggttgcacaagtctttatgtaaggtacaaacagagcctcaggttttgagtgcccaagaatgctccttccaagcaggttaacaggcacagagacaccatgtgatggcgtcagggctccccagaacatctctgggacaactctagctcatagaagcagctgctttcatgcaacctcagctactgctgggctgctttttacagggttgggtgagtctttggctgggggagcttaaatgtgtttctgatgtgcgtgtccaataattacctgttaaacagaccagcaatctggctgaagccaacgcttccgaggaagataaaatacgagctatgatgatccagtcttgccgtcagtacgatccaatcaagtaagtgttggcatagtcctacctgttctttgaagactatggaaacattgtagagatggttgttggaacaagagagacgcatacataccattttctttttttccccaaaaccttttagttacgtgaagaaacccttgggtccacctccaccatcctatacttgctttcgctgtggaaaacctgggcactatataaagaactgcccaacaaatggggtaagattgtggggggcttctggtgtcacttggtttttacttgttttaccttggcagttacgcagcaattacatgaatacccctattacgaattgtttctcttgggctgaaatacagaggttctatggcagtggtgcaaagcccttcaaaattccagggaaagctggaattttcaatgggaaattttctttcttcgaggtcatagtctTTATATATGTCTACAGATCTTTCTCTatgaactttaatgtatatttttatatatttcaatgttactgcaaatttttctcgtcttaactctttttaatgagagtttgcagtttttagtattttgtagaacAAGAAgacgtttctcttgaccccatctattgaatatttgcgtgttataattacacaagtctctggttgagtattcatgccatttaacattactcactgaacgtacgtgcatcagctctgaattcaaccttcatctgtaggtggtgaatatcagtttccccagtggccgatccagagccctgcattaagctctccctcctgaactgcgctttggaggaggaggagggggtttgtgcctctcctctgaggggatggggagctgagggatatttcacccttaaggaccctgaagttgagccaaagaatgtcgactgagttcagaacactgctcgagcctttggagcatcctggctatattcatttaggaaaaagagtatttcagttgagcaacccttaggctaggtaaacggagaggattaaaggcttttcctgcttaaaatagtggttgaaatgtcattttaagtgtgggtcttaagatgagctatgtctgcatttcttttcttaacaggacagtaattttcagtctgttcccagacttaaaaagtgcacaggaattcccaggagtttcatggtggaggtggaagatcccaatacaaaGGGCGCTATGCTAacaaagactggaagatatgcaataccaattattaatgcgtgagtatggaattagttggtctgaccaaaaagtgaaggagagaagccacgtgtcagtgtctgagtggcaatgccaccaagctggccagcgtctgtaattacgggggaagaagcactgtcattgtatcttaaccttaaaacctgtgatgatttctaatattaaaataggacagTCCTGCTGTTCACGCCCCTGAAcgttggttaagcttgtggtatggtaagaatccgtatttctgcaaaacagttcagtcgtgtttacagtggcgtcattctttttgaaagctccttttgcttctgttttatcttgctaaggcttcttgcagaatttaacaaatagctgttggactgagattccctctccctctgacatttatcagatcccatgtgtgaagcagagggatgttttcctgctgctgtaaactaagaaaatcctgctgtgtgctgacaagagtggctgttttaaaatgcactcggtagcagctctgtttttctgtcatggatctccttttgtggaagctgtaacatagacttcttccatttataaaacataattacacagagactgactttatcctgagcctgcgatttacatttaccctctggcaaaggaggggtgggattcatttcacctggtttctagctgtcagaaaatgatttctctaggctgagctaatttcttagttgatccaatgaatggaagagttctgcagaaggaaaattgttccccccttccttttctagtgaaaagtagtttaaactaaatgcctgtatttttgaaggctaatgtggagtgagaatgccacctactgtcttcattggataaaatccaaagcttgggaaagttctcctttacccatctttaactttttttctttttccttccccatcccccctccagggaagcttatgccagaggaaagaaggaaaagcctccctttttaccagcGGAGCCATCCTCTTCGTCCTTTTCCTCAGACGaccctattccagaggagctcttatgttgcatttgtaaagaaatcatgaccgatgcagttattattccctgctgtggaaacagttactgtgacgaatgtaagtgttactcccatgtttgctaattcaaaacatcacacctgatcttcagacagcagaaagatcataacattcctttgttaccagctctgtttaatacttcagtataccccgaataggaaaggactcttcctgtagaaaggaaaaaccaaaggcagaaggcttttttccctttttatgcatctagttaaatcctctttccatgcagaaggatgagtacgagaagagtgcgtaatgctgcagctgattacagtattagttatcaaatgcatttagtttgtgcacagtcctttctctcatacaaaactatagagccaacgctggtgacttactgtggtctgcagcaaatggctcgttaggcatttaatccacattcttctccacgggagagttggttaaaaccgtgAGAACTTGAACgtactaatggtttttggagatgtgtcttattcatgaaccttgaggttggtgacttctcactgtgctggacagtggagaaaaGACTAGTCAAAACATCAAGACACGGCCCactctacatcttcaaatgttacaacagtgaaatatcaaaactgggcagctatttcctgcatactagaatttttttacactgctgaacatttatagcttcatgctctcagttcaggaccatattcacccattaaccatctacaggcctttataattgattaTAACCCaaacaatgtccttagtttagctaaaacctattttgatgattctgattatactcaGGTATTAGAACGTCATTACTGGAACgcgaggaacatacatgcccaacatgtcatcaggcaggtgtttctcccgacactttagttgccagcaagtgcctacgccaggtaatgcagtgacttttagataaactgtttgtaagaaaagtctagtcagtcaattaggtgaaagggaagaaaatactactttacatctccttcaaggaggctaaatggaataaggctaaatttactttgcagatacgttacctgttgttacagaagctgacaactcttgagagacaagctggcaaattcaggtcacgcttttgtttaacaggattgcctcagtttcaaattcagtgttaacactgaagtactgtacatacagatactctgagttaccaatcgttaatgtcagtgtttaatgggatgtgttcatatatcacagaagggtttggcttggaagggaacttaaagcccatccagtcccaaccccgctgccacgggcagggacaccttccactagcccaggttgcccaaaggcccatccaacctggccttgaacccttccagggagggggcagccacaggttctctgggcaacctgtgccagtgtctcccaccctcacagggaggaatttcttcctgatacctaaactgaatatatccgtatgttggtttattttaggatggatagtatatacgggaatacacaagtaattttactccgtggaggcttttgttcctagagctacagaaggttcatgttacctctttgtaaatgtttttctgcctctaggctgtgaacaacttcaaaaatgggaCTGGGTGTGCACAGGTGATCCGTAAACagaggcaacagcagcagcagccaccagcacatccaccaggACTCatggctcttacccgtcctggtgcgctggtggctgccacgggacgtgctcaatcttcccccctgtcaatccacGGTTtgcgggaagagaaggtaggttttcttccaccatatgcagtgattctcgtattttagtagagcttattttccaactgtttgcactgattcacaagggctatctggttcctggactgagacagccagcattgccgagtcttctggggtACCAAGGAAGATCGatacccacaactggtaagtaaccgtaacttacaaatttctcttaaaaaaattatcttcaggtaaactgaaagggattttttttctctccccatgccaaaaggtcatccagtgagagccggcaaaattcgctcggcaagtggcagaccagactgggaagtgtaagtatgctacagaaattcaatatattgctgcttgtaacctgttaaacgaggccgtaacacataacggacacaacagctgatttataagggaataagtatgcacagatcgttgtggagaatacatgtggtaattaatttttaaatggctttatttgaattggccttcacaaaggggatctgtgctctcaggaagattatttaaaataaaacttcagtacgtgattgaaaagaggactctgaagaatgaagtctttccgaggcaatcataattacatgtaaaaatgaaacataattaaaggatcagatggaaaggcaccctcttgattactgaatagggctgaagaaattgatttcccaatagaaatcatcctccaatattctttttttaacaacttagttaatactgattgagcaaactattggaaaaggcaaggctgttattttactatttagtcatctcaagtagccaagctgctttctctcggttggagagagaggagtctcttttggtttattgcagcgtcGTTAGTCCTTCCTCTTGGTATCTATGTGTTCTAGATAGATTGTAAGGGTgaattgtgtgtataaaatcttaaagataagtcaaaacaaaaaccgGGGTCCATCCCACAgtttgtctaaaacctcaagttcagtaagcaaaaactaacaattcagggccaagaacgggccaaagacgtcaccatgaggcaacaacctaggaagcgtgtgtggaagatgttaaaagaagtttgagagaggatgagttaatgtctgtgcagtactttgaagatcagaaatgTGAAGTATTAagcgtgtcaaggtgtggcagaagagcgcttggcacgtgtctcttttagcacgggcagcctccggccacagttgccaaactgaccaTAAGAAGGGAAGAgtgagggatttgttgggggtgaggatgtggaaggcaagtctgaggaccaagaaatgagcgtagtctcaaatgaacaaaaagcagggagaaaaatgcttaagttgagaacaagaagtgctcgccaccacgctcctcctccattcactttcctctttaaaatcagggcagagtgtaacaagcagtgactggtgttttggggtttctttagaagctcaaatcgagGACACCCGCACAGTGaacgtacccagaggactcaggccccagcactaccaaCATCAACACCACTCTCTGTGcttgtgcctccacctcccttgtatcctccaccacaCCCCgcccttcctcttcccccgggggtaccaccacaaccatttcttcctcagtttccacctgggcagcctccatctgctgggtgcactctccctcctccaggatatgccccagctcctgcagacacgtcaccagcttgaggaccagcagcagttccaggctcattcaaatgccatcccaatgacacaagaACCTCCTTTGGAGAATtgtagaatcactgaggttggaaaaaaacctctaagatcatcgagtccaaccgttaaccaaacactgccaagtccaccactaaaccatgtccctcagcgccacatctacccgtggatggtgactcaaccacctccttgggcagcctgttcgaatgcttgacaagccttttaGTGGataaatgttccccaatagctgatgtaaacctcccctggtgcaacttgaggccgttgcttctcctcctatcgcttgttacttgggaaaagagactaacacccaccttgctacaacgtcctttaagggagttgtagagggcgatgaggaatccccgcagcctcctcttccccaggctaaacacccccagttccctcagccgctcctcacaggacttgttctgtagagccttcaccaccttcgttgctcttgtctggacgcactccagcccctcagtgtctgtcttgtagtgaggggcccaaaactgaacacggtattcgaggtgcggcctcaccagagccgaggacagggggaccgttgctcccctggtcctgctgcgattttgtgacacagcagggtgcctttggcctcctttgtctagggaggagtttgacagagcacaacgagacttaaagaaggaagagtggggggttgactcaatgaagttgggctgtttttcatgcctgtgtttcgatggcctgtcggatggcagttacactcgagtgcatctgacatcagcaaaactcacagagtgtttgctccaatagactttctcggtgcggatggtgaacatgcaaaactaaaccaagacgaatgtcatcctggaacttcccctaagacttgcaggaattctaaactggttttgcttaaatagcacgtccacctttgcatctgcaagcagcatgcatttcctcctattggccatgttgtttcttggtgtctcttttgcaataaaggtcaagctgtaatcgTAATAAAGgtcaaatttattttaacagggaaaagaagaagtccagactcgatgagtttacaGATCGTTCAGgaacggatggaatctaaaaagactccaaaggagcgcaggcgtttgttttccaggtaactgctttacatgtctgtaacggagacgctggctgtctagaggaatcaggaggatctccacttccctctccaggtggatgggatgattccaggggttaggagggagaggagttccatatgtaggttactagctcaactaggtcagaggttacagttgactgagagttacaatttggcagcagttgctgaggagcaggtgtctctttcactgaagcttctctgcagtgacacccttcacctcctgacagccgtgaggaggccagaacctgaagaggtctagttgctggattttctgcgtgtccctgttctgattgtaaccgttacctcaaagcacttgggaggagatatgggagagaaattgtcttcagctcctcttttgtttatctcctgtgggtacacggggagatgttaagctggactgcaaactggtggctttcctaggaatttcattggagcagatggagcagaggagccaggagtcatgCGGCCTCATTCCGGAAGGCatgcgccttgctgtctgccagcaccg
The sequence above is drawn from the Strix aluco isolate bStrAlu1 chromosome 4, bStrAlu1.hap1, whole genome shotgun sequence genome and encodes:
- the LOC141922377 gene encoding E3 ubiquitin-protein ligase RBBP6-like is translated as MPCVHYKFSSLLHYDTVTFSGLNITLGDLKRQIMGRQKLKVANCELQIMNAQTREEYTDDNTLIPRNSSVIVRRVPVRGVKTTSKTRVITRTEPASGTPKAVCKNTISHFFPTHCT